In one window of Lampris incognitus isolate fLamInc1 chromosome 3, fLamInc1.hap2, whole genome shotgun sequence DNA:
- the slc37a3 gene encoding sugar phosphate exchanger 3 yields the protein MPPSCCGCLSQYTHHHLVVFLLTFFSYVLLHSSRKTFSNVKVSISAQWTPSVRNDSAPAFSPGATWEDNHLFANEEEATLFLGALDTIFLFSYAVGLYVSGVIGDRLNLRYVLCFGLCGSAAVEFAFGTLTEWFNFYNVYLYCGLWVLNGLLQSTVWPCVVAVMGNWFGKSGRGLVFGLWSACASVGNILGAFLASSVLKYGYEYAFLVTSVVQFAGGVVVFFGLLTSPKEVGLSLESTILRPMETDTDSHRPLMSDEEEEEEDVGVCDGGYYSVQRQDDQQDEPPRAIGFFQAFCLPGVLPYSLAYACLKLVNYSFFFWLPFYLSNNFGWEETQADRLSVWYDVGGIIGGTVQGVVSDYMGKRAPVLAVSLLLAMGALVGYSHSPNDQVVNSVLLATTGFFIGGPSNMISSAISADLGRQEALRGSQDALATVTGIVDGSGSIGAAGGQYLVSLIESKLGWMCVFYFFIVMTGGSILFITPLIFREVQAMWRDRQALSHQL from the exons ATGCCTCCCTCGTGCTGTGGCTGCCTGTCACAGTACACCCATCATCACCTGGTTGTCTTCCTCCTTACCTTCTTTAG CTATGTACTACTGCATTCATCCAGGAAGACGTTCAGCAACGTGAAAGTGAGCATCTCCGCTCAGTGGACACCATCCGTCCGGAATGACAGTGCCCCGGCCTTCTCTCCTGGCGCG ACTTGGGAGGACAACCATCTGTTTGCAAATGAAGAGGAGGCCACTCTGTTCTTGGGAGCTCTGGACACCATCTTCCTCTTCTCGTATGCTGTG GGTCTGTATGTGAGTGGTGTGATTGGAGACAGGCTGAACCTGCGCTATGTCCTGTGCTTTGGTCTGTGTGGCTCTGCGGCAGTG GAATTTGCCTTTGGCACCCTGACTGAATGGTTTAATTTCTATAACGTCTACCTGTACTGTGGTCTGTGGGTGCTGAATGGCCTGCTGCAGTCAACCGTGTGGCCCTGTGTGGTAGCTGTAATGGGCAACTGGTTTGGCAAATCAGG ACGAGGCCTTGTGTTTGGCCTGTGGAGTGCCTGCGCCTCTGTAGGCAACATACTGGGTGCCTTCCTGGCTTCCAGCGTGCTCAAGTACGGATACGAG TATGCCTTCCTGGTGACCTCCGTAGTGCAGTTTGCTGGTGGGGTCGTAGTGTTCTTTGGCCTGCTCACGTCCCCTAAAGAAGTCG GCCTGAGTTTGGAGTCAACCATTCTCAGGCCAATGGAGACGGACACAGACAGCCACAGGCCCCTCatgagtgatgaagaggaagaggaggaggacgtgGGAGTTTGCGACGGAGGTTATTACTCGGTTCAGCGGCAGGATGACCAGCAGGATGAGCCCCCTCGTGCCATCGGCTTCTTCCAGGCTTTCTGTCTGCCTGGTGTGCTACCT TACTCCCTGGCCTATGCGTGTCTGAAGCTGGTCAACTACTCATTCTTCTTCTGGCTTCCTTTCTACCTGAGCAACAACTTtggctgggaggagacccaggccGACCGCCTGTCTGTCTGGTATGACGTGGGAGGCATCATCG GTGGAACAGTGCAGGGTGTGGTTTCTGACTATATGGGGAAGAGAGCCCCAGTGTTGGCCGTCAGTCTTCTGCTGGCTATGGGAGCCCTGGTGGGCTACAGCC ACTCACCCAACGACCAGGTGGTAAATTCAGTGCTTCTGGCCACCACTGGCTTCTTCATCGGCGGTCCATCCAACATGATCAGCTCAGCCATATCTGCTGACTTGGGGAGACAGGAGGCTCTCAGGGGCAGTCAGGATGCTCTGGCTACAGTTACAGGCATAGTGGATGGATCTGGGAGTATAGGGGCTGCTGGGGGACAG TACTTGGTGTCCCTAATTGAGAGCAAGTTGGGCTGGATGTGTGTTTTCTACTTCTTCATAGTCATG acaggGGGCAGCATTTTGTTCATCACACCCCTGATCTTCAGGGAGGTGCAAGCCatgtggagagacagacaggcgctCAGCCACCAGTTGTGA